The genomic window GATGATCCGCTGCAACGTCGCTTTCTCACCACATCGCTCAAAAACTGGGGTGATAAACACACCTGCGTTGACGCTTTTGAGCGCGCTGGCGAGCTGTTAAAAGCACTCCAGAAGCAGACCTTTGATTTGCTGATTATCGACTGGTACCTGCCAGATGCAGACGGGATGCACCTAGTGCAACGGTTACGCCAGGATTTTGGCTGGATGGGCCCGGTATTGTTCATTACCGCAAGCCAGGGTGAGAACGATGTGGTGATGGCATTGGAGTGCGGCGCAGATGACTTTCTGACCAAGCCTATCCGCCCGGCTGAGCTACGAGCGCGCCTTTCCGCCCTGGCACGCCGGGCTGATATCAACAAGGGTATGGTTGCCGAGAATCTGTCCTTTGGCTCCTATACTCTGGCCCCACACAGTCATAGCATTTTATTGAATGACCAGACTATCCCCTTGACCCCACGGGAATATGACCTGGCAGCGCTGTTTTTATCGCATATTGGCCAGCTATTTTCTCGCGAGCATATTCTTGAGATTATCTGGGGAATCAGCGCTGACATTACGACCCGAACGATTGATACTCACCTTAGCCGGTTACGCAAAAAGCTGGCCTTCAACGGCCAGCATGGCTTGCGTCTCAAGAGTGTTTATCAGTATGGCTATCGCCTGGAGCCCGTCGACTAACGTCGGATCCTCAAGAAAGTAGCCTTAGCGGTGTTTCTGCGCCACC from Halomonas sp. CH40 includes these protein-coding regions:
- a CDS encoding response regulator transcription factor, producing MHIGILEDDPLQRRFLTTSLKNWGDKHTCVDAFERAGELLKALQKQTFDLLIIDWYLPDADGMHLVQRLRQDFGWMGPVLFITASQGENDVVMALECGADDFLTKPIRPAELRARLSALARRADINKGMVAENLSFGSYTLAPHSHSILLNDQTIPLTPREYDLAALFLSHIGQLFSREHILEIIWGISADITTRTIDTHLSRLRKKLAFNGQHGLRLKSVYQYGYRLEPVD